A part of Liolophura sinensis isolate JHLJ2023 chromosome 1, CUHK_Ljap_v2, whole genome shotgun sequence genomic DNA contains:
- the LOC135477930 gene encoding uncharacterized protein LOC135477930, producing MNGEGPEAGIEHVVGLLRGGWEYLAMDRKIQTSKQFAMDHPVATLFILVTVAMCCIPIFCFMAFVFGSIVLTFAGFVFLESTVVTLAAVVLGAVLFLVSLFSVGFSTFIVLAFYLISFGHNMVQSVINRYQQMTDHDNTEVSSTSSDTDGVGEPVYDGNGCPKNSKHLIHNPIEIRSYINLSYVLEITQAVEWLSVI from the exons ATGAATGGAGAAGGACCTGAGGCCGGGATTGAGCATGTTGTTGGACTCCTGAGAGGAGGATGGGAATATCTGGCCATGGATAGGAAaatacaaacctcaaaacagttTGCCATGGATCACCCAGTCGCCACTCTCTTTATACTTGTTACCGTGGCAATGTGCTGTATTCCTATTTTCTGCTTCATGGCCTTTGTCTTTGGAAGTATCGTTCTGACATTTGCTGGCTTTGTTTTCCTGGAAA GTACTGTGGTGACATTGGCAGCAGTCGTCCTAGGAGCTGTACTTTTCCTCGTTTCTCTCTTCTCTGTGGGATTCAGCACTTTCATCGTACTTGCCTTTTACTTGATCAGTTTTGGGCACAATATGGTGCAGAGTGTGATCAACAGATACCAGCAGATGACTGACCATGACAATACAGAGGTCAGCAGTACCAGCAGTGATACAGATGGAGTGGGTGAACCCGTGTACGATGGGAATGGTTGCCCAAAAAACAGCAAACACTTAATACACAATCCCATTGAAATCAGATCATACATAAACCTATCCTATGTGCTAGAAATTACCCAAGCTGTTGAGTGGTTGTCAGTAATTTAG